The Sorangiineae bacterium MSr11367 genome window below encodes:
- a CDS encoding serine protein kinase PrkA, whose translation MTDEKNELQPGSIADGDLSAEIRRVAENVERRFQTGRRVLSFAEYLDLFATDPVRYARDASRYLRDVFDHYGTTKIEHPWGKFTRYNLFDMPWDGGGPGKPLPRGALIGQEPVQEEIYRSLSNFAREGRPSRLVLLHGPNGSAKSTIVGCLMRALENYSSLDVGALYRFNWVFPSNKTVRGSLGFGKKSEGGVTDTFAHLADDEIDAKLLVEVRDHPLFLFPLEERKALLERLFAAAGEPPSDWILRGQLSHKSQQVFEALLSSYGGSYTEVLKHVQVERYFISQRYRTGAVTIGPQMSVDAGERQITADRSLAALPASLQAVTLYEAKGELIEAAGGLLEFSDLLKRPLDAFKYLQLSVETGEVALTQQNVQLNCVMMGSANELHLDAFREHPEFASFRGRLELIRTPYLRSYIQEQTIYDAHVAPQVQRHVAPHATMMASMFAVLTRMRKPNPDRYGRQLGAALSSLSAVEKLDLYATGRIPERLDADAQKTLRANVPDVFDESDPYPIYEGRIGASPREMRVVLLDAAQSPKYKCLSPIAVLEEIENLCQRRGEFEWLQQEAIAGGYHDVRAFQEALHGRLLDSWEHELYSTSGLVDDERYAELFERYIQHVSMWVKKERVRNRVTGDYEEPDEKVMREVERLLDVKGEPQEMRKQMISAVAAWAIDHPGQKVEPSIVFPHHLKRMRDSIFGERRPAVAQRARDIERLVRDEGTGLDDLRKRNSEQTIERLIARFGYCRECAADAMSVLVRRRFGDVS comes from the coding sequence ATGACTGACGAAAAGAACGAGCTTCAACCCGGATCGATCGCGGACGGGGATTTGAGCGCGGAGATCCGCCGTGTGGCGGAAAACGTAGAACGCCGCTTCCAGACGGGCCGGCGCGTTCTTTCGTTCGCGGAGTACCTCGACCTGTTCGCGACCGATCCGGTGCGCTATGCGCGCGACGCGAGTCGCTACCTGCGTGACGTGTTCGATCACTACGGCACCACGAAGATCGAGCATCCCTGGGGCAAGTTCACCCGGTACAACTTGTTCGATATGCCGTGGGACGGCGGCGGGCCGGGCAAGCCCCTCCCGCGCGGCGCGCTCATCGGACAGGAACCGGTTCAGGAAGAGATTTACCGCTCGCTGTCCAACTTCGCGCGCGAAGGCAGGCCGAGCCGCCTCGTGCTCTTGCATGGGCCCAACGGTTCGGCCAAGAGCACCATCGTTGGCTGCTTGATGCGCGCGCTGGAGAATTACTCGTCGCTCGACGTGGGGGCGCTCTACCGCTTCAACTGGGTCTTCCCCTCGAACAAGACCGTCCGCGGATCGCTCGGCTTCGGCAAAAAGTCCGAGGGCGGTGTGACCGACACGTTCGCCCACCTCGCCGACGACGAAATCGACGCGAAGCTCCTCGTGGAGGTGCGCGACCATCCCTTGTTCCTGTTCCCGCTGGAGGAGCGCAAGGCCCTCTTGGAGCGGCTTTTCGCCGCCGCGGGCGAGCCGCCGAGCGACTGGATCCTGCGCGGGCAGCTCTCGCACAAGAGCCAGCAAGTCTTCGAGGCGCTTCTCTCGAGTTACGGCGGCTCGTACACGGAAGTACTCAAGCACGTCCAGGTGGAGCGCTACTTCATCTCGCAACGCTACCGCACCGGCGCCGTCACCATCGGCCCGCAGATGAGCGTGGACGCGGGCGAGCGGCAGATCACGGCGGACCGTTCGCTGGCCGCACTGCCGGCATCGCTGCAGGCCGTCACCTTGTACGAGGCCAAGGGGGAGTTGATCGAGGCGGCGGGCGGCCTTCTCGAGTTCAGCGATCTCTTGAAGCGGCCGCTCGATGCGTTCAAGTACCTGCAGCTCTCCGTCGAGACCGGGGAGGTGGCGCTGACGCAGCAGAACGTGCAGCTCAATTGCGTCATGATGGGGAGCGCGAACGAGCTCCACCTCGACGCCTTCCGCGAGCACCCGGAGTTCGCTAGCTTTCGCGGCCGCCTGGAGCTGATTCGCACGCCGTACCTGCGAAGCTACATCCAGGAGCAAACCATCTACGACGCGCACGTCGCGCCGCAGGTGCAGCGCCACGTCGCGCCGCACGCCACCATGATGGCGTCCATGTTTGCGGTGCTCACGCGCATGCGCAAACCGAACCCCGACCGCTACGGCCGGCAGCTCGGTGCCGCGCTTTCCAGCCTTTCCGCCGTGGAAAAGCTCGACCTCTACGCCACCGGTCGCATCCCGGAGCGGCTCGACGCGGACGCCCAGAAGACGCTGCGCGCGAACGTGCCCGACGTCTTCGACGAAAGCGATCCGTACCCCATCTACGAGGGCCGCATCGGCGCGAGCCCGCGCGAGATGCGTGTGGTGCTGCTCGATGCGGCGCAGTCGCCCAAGTACAAGTGCCTCTCGCCCATCGCGGTGCTCGAGGAAATCGAGAACTTGTGCCAGCGGCGCGGGGAGTTCGAGTGGCTGCAGCAAGAGGCCATCGCGGGCGGCTACCACGACGTGCGCGCGTTCCAGGAGGCGCTCCACGGCCGGCTGCTCGATAGCTGGGAACACGAGCTTTACTCGACCAGCGGTCTGGTCGACGACGAGCGCTACGCCGAGCTTTTCGAGCGGTACATCCAGCACGTCAGCATGTGGGTCAAGAAGGAGCGGGTCCGCAACCGCGTGACGGGTGACTACGAGGAGCCCGACGAGAAGGTGATGCGCGAGGTGGAGCGCCTCCTCGACGTGAAGGGCGAGCCGCAGGAAATGCGCAAGCAGATGATCAGCGCCGTCGCCGCGTGGGCCATCGACCACCCGGGGCAGAAGGTGGAGCCGTCCATCGTCTTCCCGCACCATTTGAAGCGGATGCGCGACAGCATCTTCGGCGAGCGGCGCCCGGCGGTGGCGCAGCGGGCGCGGGACATCGAGCGGCTCGTGCGCGACGAAGGTACCGGGCTGGACGATTTGCGGAAGCGCAATTCGGAGCAGACCATCGAGCGCCTCATCGCGCGATTTGGCTATTGCCGAGAGTGCGCCGCGGATGCGATGAGCGTCCTCGTACGGCGCCGCTTCGGCGACGTTTCCTAG
- a CDS encoding MATE family efflux transporter: MSMVISSLEAPAVPKFVLTREVRALALPAILHSLLHTMVFVVDRIMLGHHSSTSLSAMQIAGTIEWSVWSVFASFEVGTIARVGFHVGAGDTERSRRAAVSSLLTALGMGALLAVLSPLFLSRLSILAPKSSPEVVLAARDYLEVAMGASPVVFVATAGIAILQAGGDTRTPLAIGIFSNLVHIALNRVLILGGFGLPAMGTRGCAISTALTFGLESVLIIAALLQVRSKRRVTLRGPIAGASDYVFEAKDMAHVAVPSLLERILYQTGFMCFVAITTRLGDASMAAYQALMAIESICWLSADGFGVAAASMAAQKLGARRPAEAETSARIAARDAILLLCAYGALFALFRVPILRAFTSDPLVIAIGAGALPVLALAQPFMASTIVTGQALRGAGFTRDVLYISAFGSLVARLACTWLFAITLDLGMIGVIIGSTADWLARSVLLAIVGRKRASTIKVN; the protein is encoded by the coding sequence ATGAGCATGGTCATCAGTTCGCTGGAAGCCCCGGCTGTGCCGAAGTTCGTCCTGACGCGTGAAGTGCGCGCGCTGGCGCTTCCGGCCATTTTGCATTCGCTCCTGCATACGATGGTCTTCGTCGTCGACCGGATCATGCTCGGGCACCATTCGTCGACGTCGCTGTCGGCGATGCAAATTGCCGGCACCATCGAATGGTCCGTGTGGAGTGTCTTCGCCTCGTTCGAGGTGGGGACCATCGCGCGCGTCGGCTTTCACGTCGGCGCAGGCGACACCGAGCGCTCGCGCCGCGCGGCCGTCTCCTCGCTCTTGACGGCGCTCGGCATGGGCGCGCTGCTCGCGGTGCTCTCGCCGCTGTTCTTGTCGCGTCTTTCGATCCTCGCGCCGAAGTCGTCGCCGGAGGTGGTGCTCGCTGCGCGCGATTACCTCGAGGTGGCCATGGGGGCCTCGCCCGTGGTCTTCGTGGCCACCGCGGGCATCGCCATTTTGCAAGCGGGCGGCGATACACGAACACCGCTGGCCATCGGCATCTTCTCCAATTTGGTGCACATTGCACTCAATCGCGTGCTCATTCTGGGTGGCTTCGGCCTGCCCGCCATGGGGACGCGCGGTTGCGCCATCAGCACCGCGCTGACCTTCGGGCTGGAGTCCGTGCTGATCATCGCCGCGCTGCTCCAGGTGCGCTCGAAGCGACGGGTCACCCTGCGTGGACCCATCGCGGGCGCCTCGGACTACGTGTTCGAGGCGAAGGACATGGCGCACGTCGCCGTGCCTTCGCTGTTGGAGCGCATCCTCTACCAGACGGGGTTCATGTGCTTCGTGGCCATCACCACGCGCCTCGGCGACGCCTCGATGGCGGCGTACCAGGCCTTGATGGCCATTGAGTCCATCTGCTGGCTCTCGGCCGACGGCTTCGGCGTCGCCGCCGCGTCGATGGCCGCGCAGAAGCTGGGCGCGCGAAGGCCCGCGGAGGCCGAGACCAGCGCGAGGATCGCGGCGCGCGACGCCATTTTGCTCCTGTGCGCATACGGCGCGCTGTTCGCGCTGTTTCGGGTGCCCATCTTGCGCGCGTTCACCTCGGATCCGCTGGTCATTGCCATCGGAGCCGGGGCGCTTCCCGTGCTGGCATTGGCGCAGCCGTTCATGGCCAGCACCATCGTCACCGGCCAAGCGCTGCGCGGGGCAGGCTTCACGCGCGACGTACTGTACATCAGTGCCTTTGGCTCCCTGGTCGCCCGCCTTGCCTGCACGTGGTTGTTCGCCATCACGCTGGACCTGGGCATGATCGGCGTCATCATCGGCTCCACCGCGGACTGGCTTGCGCGCTCCGTGCTGCTGGCCATCGTGGGGCGCAAGCGCGCTTCGACTATAAAGGTAAACTAG
- a CDS encoding TatD family hydrolase, producing MTALVDTHCHLDPSYFPDGGDLAIARAREAGVSGFVVVGVGQDLAPARHAVALAHARGDHVAAVVGVHPHDAITLNDDSLAELQGLARDPAVVAVGEIGLDYHYDHSPREVQRTAFARLVGLAREVNKPIVIHTREAPQDTLDILEAEGARDVGGVIHCFSEDRAFAERALALGFYLSFSGIVTFKGAKSVHDVAAWAPEDRILVETDSPYLAPVPLRGKSCEPAYVIHTAQRLAELRKVDPSRIAEVTSANAARIFRRAFPV from the coding sequence GTGACTGCACTCGTCGATACCCATTGCCATCTGGATCCAAGCTATTTCCCCGACGGGGGCGATCTCGCGATCGCACGGGCGCGGGAGGCCGGTGTCTCCGGCTTCGTCGTCGTGGGGGTGGGCCAAGATCTCGCGCCCGCGAGGCACGCCGTCGCCTTGGCGCACGCGCGAGGGGATCATGTGGCGGCCGTGGTGGGCGTCCACCCGCACGACGCGATCACGCTGAATGACGATTCCCTGGCCGAGCTGCAAGGCCTCGCGCGCGATCCTGCAGTGGTCGCGGTGGGCGAAATCGGCCTCGATTACCACTACGACCACTCGCCGCGGGAGGTGCAACGCACGGCGTTCGCGCGCCTCGTCGGCCTCGCGCGCGAGGTGAACAAGCCCATCGTGATCCACACGCGCGAGGCGCCGCAAGACACGCTGGACATCCTGGAGGCCGAGGGGGCGCGGGACGTGGGCGGCGTGATCCACTGCTTCAGCGAGGATCGCGCGTTCGCCGAGCGCGCGCTGGCGCTGGGCTTTTACCTGTCGTTCTCGGGCATCGTGACCTTCAAGGGCGCCAAGAGCGTGCACGACGTGGCCGCGTGGGCGCCGGAAGACCGCATCTTGGTCGAGACCGACAGCCCCTACTTGGCCCCGGTCCCGCTCCGCGGAAAATCATGTGAGCCCGCGTATGTGATCCACACTGCGCAACGCCTTGCCGAGCTGCGCAAGGTCGATCCCTCGCGCATCGCCGAGGTCACCAGCGCCAACGCCGCGCGCATTTTTCGTCGGGCTTTTCCCGTATAA
- a CDS encoding TonB C-terminal domain-containing protein, with protein MVQPLSWGASIVVHVGIAFGVAWLAFRSLHAQEVSAAELPPPETIVAVELPVVSEGTLVDEQVIEQQGTLPHPSGGASVPRIDDGHAGHGGTGRVAAPATHLSDRDEKVALTPDLVSHLDRDQQQRLRTASDRASWEDRRSTTHPMELTFLASGTGDRPERRVPAPSDPSSGARWAHMPEVAGAHLGAEEQPVGPDAQRAEVGSAHRGSRESSPGIGVDDGRIGPDHRVSAHVALGRPSVTLGPVTIPATEHSRERDDVDSDQSVARAVQSIVHASTAGGQTGEGNGGTSGGGAPGAGAPTGIGSHARPLGIGEGDYFDLETSDPRLMPYFRRLRSKLDPLWANAFPRSALLELKQGMVIFEFTIERDGSARVSWPPVRPSGIDEFDRNVAAAIRKASPFDPLPRELGTRLRVRAPFSANNPIVK; from the coding sequence ATGGTTCAGCCCCTTAGTTGGGGCGCCTCCATCGTCGTCCATGTCGGGATCGCCTTTGGCGTCGCATGGCTCGCGTTTCGCTCGCTTCACGCGCAGGAGGTAAGCGCGGCCGAGCTGCCGCCCCCCGAGACCATCGTCGCGGTGGAATTGCCCGTCGTCTCCGAGGGCACGCTGGTCGATGAGCAAGTCATCGAGCAGCAGGGCACCTTGCCGCACCCGTCCGGCGGTGCCTCCGTCCCGCGCATCGACGATGGGCATGCAGGTCACGGCGGCACGGGCCGCGTGGCCGCACCCGCGACGCACTTGAGCGATCGCGATGAAAAGGTCGCGCTCACGCCGGATCTCGTGAGCCATCTGGATCGCGATCAGCAGCAGCGCCTCCGCACCGCGTCCGATCGCGCTTCCTGGGAAGATCGCCGTTCGACGACGCACCCGATGGAGCTCACGTTCCTCGCGTCGGGCACGGGCGATCGCCCCGAGCGCCGAGTTCCCGCCCCGAGCGATCCGAGTTCCGGTGCGCGCTGGGCGCACATGCCCGAGGTCGCGGGGGCGCACCTCGGCGCCGAAGAGCAGCCCGTCGGCCCGGATGCGCAGCGCGCCGAGGTGGGCTCCGCACACCGCGGCTCGCGCGAAAGCTCACCCGGCATCGGCGTCGACGACGGCCGCATCGGCCCAGACCATCGCGTGTCCGCACACGTGGCGCTCGGCCGCCCGTCGGTGACCTTGGGCCCCGTCACCATCCCCGCCACTGAGCATTCGCGCGAGCGCGACGACGTGGACAGCGACCAATCCGTCGCGCGCGCCGTGCAATCCATCGTGCACGCGAGCACCGCCGGCGGCCAGACGGGGGAGGGGAACGGCGGCACCTCCGGCGGCGGCGCACCGGGAGCGGGCGCGCCGACGGGCATCGGTTCGCATGCGCGCCCGCTGGGCATCGGCGAGGGCGACTACTTCGACCTGGAGACCAGCGATCCGCGTTTGATGCCGTACTTCCGCCGCCTGCGCTCGAAACTGGATCCGCTGTGGGCCAACGCCTTCCCGCGCAGCGCGCTGCTCGAGCTCAAACAGGGCATGGTCATTTTCGAGTTCACCATCGAGCGCGATGGCTCTGCCCGCGTGAGCTGGCCGCCCGTCCGCCCCAGCGGCATCGACGAGTTCGATCGCAACGTCGCCGCGGCCATCCGCAAGGCCTCGCCCTTCGATCCGCTTCCCCGCGAACTCGGCACGCGGCTCCGCGTCCGCGCGCCGTTCAGCGCGAACAACCCGATTGTGAAATAG
- a CDS encoding class I SAM-dependent methyltransferase: MKTHAVSLGSVQETLLIPLYGRAVESKKKRGLLVDRKAVEIVESIDYDFRKFDSYMTLFGSVLRTAMFDEWIKQFLAEHPSGTVIEIGAGLNTRFERLDNGKVHWVDIDLPDSMELRKKFFTDSERRKQIPASVLEETWFEAVKAFPGPYFFVIEAVLLYIAEADVKRAVSRIGQAFPGSHVALDTAGDYMVNNQRKHAVMKNMEAKFSWACDDPREVERFGGGLRLVDSRTFANPQDPIKPKMPFVFRRLMPLMRLLNRHIVDAYKVNLYEVRAAI; encoded by the coding sequence ATGAAAACGCACGCGGTGTCGCTTGGGTCCGTTCAGGAAACGTTGCTCATTCCGCTGTATGGGCGCGCGGTGGAGTCGAAGAAAAAGCGCGGCCTCTTGGTCGATCGCAAGGCCGTGGAGATAGTCGAATCCATCGACTACGACTTTCGCAAGTTCGATAGCTACATGACGCTTTTCGGCTCCGTCCTGCGGACGGCGATGTTCGACGAGTGGATCAAGCAGTTCCTCGCCGAGCATCCCTCCGGCACGGTCATCGAGATCGGCGCGGGGCTCAACACGCGCTTCGAGCGCCTGGACAATGGCAAGGTCCACTGGGTCGACATCGATTTGCCCGATTCGATGGAGCTGCGGAAAAAGTTCTTCACCGACTCGGAGCGGCGCAAGCAGATCCCCGCCTCGGTGCTCGAGGAAACGTGGTTCGAGGCCGTCAAAGCCTTTCCTGGCCCCTACTTCTTCGTCATCGAGGCCGTGCTCCTCTACATCGCGGAGGCCGACGTGAAGCGCGCGGTGTCGCGCATCGGCCAGGCGTTTCCCGGCTCGCACGTCGCCTTGGACACGGCCGGCGACTACATGGTGAACAACCAGCGCAAGCACGCCGTCATGAAGAACATGGAGGCGAAGTTCTCGTGGGCCTGTGACGATCCGCGCGAGGTCGAGCGCTTTGGAGGTGGCCTGCGTTTGGTCGATTCGCGGACGTTTGCCAATCCGCAGGATCCCATCAAGCCGAAGATGCCTTTCGTCTTTCGCCGGCTGATGCCCCTGATGCGCCTCCTCAACCGGCACATCGTCGATGCGTACAAGGTGAACCTCTACGAGGTCCGCGCCGCGATTTGA
- a CDS encoding class I SAM-dependent methyltransferase, giving the protein MDPKLQKILESYEERAAAEASVLRSLPSEELERRIDEFLIPVGPDTGKFLHTLVKSSRATCVVEIGASYGYSTLWLADAARLTGGKVHSFELSSSKVEYAQEKLRSVGLDGFVQFHVGDVFDHLPSLAGPIDLVLIDCWKVLYEPCFELVHPKLADEGIVVADNMLYPVESRPDAQKYQKLVRSKPDMESVALPMGSGIDVARRRSSTPVRSLA; this is encoded by the coding sequence ATGGATCCGAAGCTTCAGAAGATTCTCGAATCGTACGAAGAGCGTGCGGCCGCCGAAGCCAGTGTACTCCGCAGCTTGCCCAGCGAGGAATTGGAACGGCGCATCGACGAATTTCTCATCCCCGTCGGACCTGACACCGGGAAGTTCCTGCATACCCTGGTCAAGTCATCGAGGGCCACCTGTGTCGTGGAGATCGGCGCATCGTACGGCTACTCCACGCTGTGGCTGGCGGATGCCGCGCGGCTCACCGGTGGCAAGGTGCACAGCTTCGAGCTTTCCAGTTCCAAGGTCGAGTATGCGCAGGAAAAGCTGCGCAGCGTGGGGTTGGACGGCTTCGTACAATTTCACGTGGGCGATGTCTTCGACCACCTTCCCTCCCTCGCCGGGCCAATCGACCTAGTGTTGATCGATTGTTGGAAGGTGCTCTACGAGCCTTGCTTCGAGCTGGTGCATCCGAAGCTCGCGGACGAGGGCATCGTCGTGGCGGACAACATGCTCTATCCGGTGGAGTCACGGCCCGACGCGCAGAAATATCAGAAGCTCGTCCGCAGCAAGCCCGATATGGAATCGGTCGCATTGCCCATGGGAAGCGGCATCGACGTGGCGCGCCGCCGCAGCTCCACCCCCGTGCGTTCTCTCGCATAG
- a CDS encoding App1 family protein — MDLAKTLAMLTAASAVERNDALAALNVAERAQLIDALQRGRTGRDEEQFVRDIFIATTGDALGALKDAIDDGSSYRDLHQLLYRDIDDAAVRAAILAHFRTTAGEAPAAPSFKVLSDIDDTFYANWKDTRYPKKTVYPGVVAFYEALGGGLVFVSARPGDRTGFVENAAIASLRARGIAKCTVLCGSFSHLLGNDRIAAKKYENFVEFRALYPHHRFVFVGDSGQGDIAFGEMLLGDAEASGVQAVFIHDVVATPEARRRELAEKRIHLFDTYTGAAMAAHASGVLDLEGVSRVARATTEELAAVPFATPAQREAREAELDRDLAAVPGARAGRLGG, encoded by the coding sequence ATGGACTTGGCGAAGACCCTCGCGATGCTGACCGCGGCATCGGCCGTGGAACGAAACGACGCGCTCGCGGCCCTGAATGTGGCCGAGCGCGCACAGCTCATCGATGCACTGCAGCGCGGGCGCACGGGCCGCGACGAAGAACAGTTCGTGCGGGACATCTTCATCGCCACCACCGGCGATGCACTCGGCGCCCTGAAGGATGCCATCGACGATGGCTCGAGCTACCGCGATCTCCACCAGCTGCTCTACCGCGACATCGACGATGCCGCGGTGCGTGCGGCGATTCTCGCGCACTTTCGTACCACCGCCGGCGAGGCACCTGCGGCCCCGAGCTTCAAGGTGCTGAGCGACATCGACGACACCTTCTATGCGAATTGGAAGGATACGCGGTACCCGAAGAAAACGGTGTACCCGGGGGTCGTGGCCTTCTACGAGGCACTGGGTGGCGGCCTGGTGTTCGTCTCGGCGCGTCCCGGGGATCGCACGGGCTTCGTGGAGAACGCGGCCATCGCATCCCTTCGCGCACGCGGCATTGCGAAGTGCACCGTGCTCTGTGGATCGTTTTCGCACCTCCTTGGCAACGACCGCATCGCGGCGAAGAAGTACGAGAACTTCGTCGAGTTTCGCGCGCTCTATCCGCATCATCGGTTCGTCTTCGTCGGCGACAGCGGACAAGGCGATATCGCCTTTGGCGAAATGCTCCTGGGCGATGCAGAAGCCTCCGGGGTGCAGGCGGTGTTCATCCACGATGTCGTGGCCACTCCCGAAGCACGGCGGCGCGAGCTCGCGGAGAAGCGCATCCACCTCTTCGACACGTACACCGGCGCCGCGATGGCCGCCCACGCATCCGGGGTACTCGACCTCGAGGGCGTGAGCCGCGTGGCCCGGGCCACGACGGAGGAATTGGCCGCGGTGCCCTTCGCCACGCCGGCACAGCGCGAAGCGCGCGAGGCGGAACTCGACCGCGATTTGGCCGCGGTGCCAGGCGCTCGAGCGGGTCGATTGGGTGGTTGA
- a CDS encoding YgiQ family radical SAM protein translates to MTLVPLRVPSRSPRPPRTAGFLPTNRQEMQDRGWDELDILIVTGDAYVDHPAFGPVLIARFLEGRGYRVGVIAQPTWSSPEDIGRMGRPRLFVGISAGNLDSMLNKLTAQKKVRSVDQYSPGGRADMRPNRATIVYSNLCRQAFPGLPIVLGGIEASLRRIAHYDYWSNQVRRSILLDAKADLLVFGMGERPAWEIARRLDAGEPVSNLRDVRGTAHVLTNRRAWEPLLENKSRFVTDGKLVVLPSYEEVREDKQAFAKMSRQFQYETNPHNGRPLLQPHGDQAVYFNSPAEPLSEADMDGLYDLPFTRVPHPSYTDPVPAYETVKHSIVTMRGCFGGCTFCSITEHEGRIIQSRSQESVLREVRALSRMDGFRGTITDLGGPTANMYKMTCKDDETESACRRLSCVHPGICENLKTDHAPLIDLMKKVRTETGIKKVFLASGVRYDLAERSPEFVRELAQHHTGGQLSVAPEHHDDNVLDKMKKPSIKSYERFAETFCRASEEAGKEQYLVPYFISGHPGSTLKDAVELGLYLKKRGMRPRQVQDFIPTPMAVATTMFWTGIDPLTMQPVYTATELREKKMMKALLFYWDPTHWPLAREALRKAGRGDLIGHGPRALVPPDDGRTYPPAKPPSPQRPHARPPQRRQGRGLPKSERR, encoded by the coding sequence ATGACGCTGGTTCCCCTTCGCGTGCCCTCGCGCTCGCCCCGCCCTCCCCGCACCGCCGGATTTCTCCCTACGAATCGGCAGGAAATGCAGGATCGCGGCTGGGATGAGCTCGATATCCTCATCGTCACGGGGGACGCGTACGTCGACCATCCGGCGTTCGGCCCGGTGCTCATCGCGCGGTTTCTCGAGGGGCGCGGCTACCGTGTGGGGGTCATCGCGCAGCCGACGTGGAGCTCGCCCGAGGACATCGGGCGGATGGGCAGGCCGCGGCTGTTCGTCGGGATCAGCGCGGGCAACCTCGATTCGATGCTCAACAAGCTGACGGCGCAGAAGAAAGTGCGTTCGGTGGACCAGTATTCACCGGGCGGGCGCGCCGACATGCGGCCCAATCGGGCCACCATCGTCTATTCGAACTTGTGCCGGCAGGCCTTCCCCGGGCTGCCCATCGTCCTCGGCGGCATCGAGGCTTCGCTCCGCCGCATCGCGCACTACGACTATTGGTCGAACCAAGTGCGTCGCTCCATCTTGCTCGACGCCAAGGCCGATCTCCTCGTTTTCGGCATGGGCGAGCGCCCCGCGTGGGAAATCGCCCGCCGCCTCGATGCCGGCGAACCGGTGTCCAACCTGCGCGACGTCCGCGGAACGGCGCACGTGCTGACCAACCGGCGCGCGTGGGAGCCACTGCTCGAGAACAAGAGCCGCTTCGTCACCGACGGCAAGTTGGTCGTGCTTCCCTCGTACGAAGAGGTCCGCGAGGACAAGCAGGCCTTCGCCAAGATGTCGCGGCAGTTTCAATACGAGACGAACCCGCACAACGGCCGCCCGCTGCTGCAACCCCACGGCGACCAGGCCGTGTATTTCAATTCGCCGGCGGAGCCCCTCTCCGAGGCGGACATGGACGGGCTCTACGACCTGCCCTTCACCCGCGTGCCGCACCCGAGCTACACCGATCCGGTGCCCGCCTACGAGACGGTGAAGCACTCCATCGTCACGATGCGCGGGTGCTTCGGCGGGTGCACCTTCTGCAGCATCACCGAGCACGAGGGCCGCATCATCCAGAGCCGCTCGCAGGAGAGCGTCCTGCGTGAGGTGCGCGCGCTCTCCAGGATGGACGGCTTCCGCGGCACGATCACCGATCTGGGCGGCCCCACGGCCAACATGTACAAGATGACCTGCAAGGACGACGAAACGGAGAGCGCATGCCGGCGCCTCTCGTGCGTGCACCCGGGCATCTGCGAGAACTTGAAGACGGACCACGCGCCGCTCATCGACTTGATGAAGAAGGTGCGCACGGAGACGGGGATCAAGAAGGTCTTTCTCGCGAGCGGCGTTCGATACGACCTCGCCGAACGCAGCCCGGAGTTCGTGCGTGAGCTTGCGCAGCATCACACGGGCGGACAGCTCTCGGTCGCCCCCGAGCACCACGACGACAACGTGCTCGACAAGATGAAGAAGCCCTCCATCAAGAGCTACGAGCGCTTCGCCGAGACGTTCTGCCGGGCCAGCGAGGAGGCGGGCAAGGAACAGTACCTGGTGCCGTACTTCATCAGCGGACACCCGGGCTCCACGTTGAAGGACGCGGTCGAGCTCGGGCTGTACCTGAAAAAGCGCGGCATGAGGCCGCGCCAGGTGCAGGACTTCATCCCCACGCCGATGGCGGTGGCGACCACCATGTTCTGGACGGGCATCGACCCACTCACGATGCAGCCCGTGTACACGGCGACGGAGCTGCGCGAGAAGAAGATGATGAAGGCGCTGCTCTTCTACTGGGATCCCACCCATTGGCCGCTGGCGCGCGAGGCGCTGCGCAAGGCCGGGCGGGGCGATCTCATTGGGCACGGGCCGCGGGCGCTCGTTCCGCCGGACGACGGGCGGACGTACCCGCCGGCCAAGCCGCCATCGCCGCAACGCCCCCACGCACGGCCACCGCAACGCCGGCAGGGACGCGGCTTGCCGAAGAGCGAACGGCGTTAG